Proteins from a genomic interval of Treponema brennaborense DSM 12168:
- a CDS encoding FtsK/SpoIIIE family DNA translocase has product MKRSEKITAASGFIVLILAALFSIALLLHFFNFGLVRSGGARFFLALGSMLYSVYGFSCILIPLFLCVTGLSCFAETWSVKKGIILLVSVIPFFTVALTERFARFLAAAESGPLLTIKICALLTIGALLIAIEYIAASIAGDKIQNALLARQMPRKSGNEADTAEIEPEAEFPADFPSEPERPEAAESLQTEPAAASQSEQPETQPEQPEAAEPAAPHEITVELQTPGMTIAEAERLAAEESAEQAAPSPVPAPDSELYSSDEAAFIENPFAEDGGTAAEAAGTDEDESDESDDLDAIDDIDDADDDETYSDEDDDCADEAQDFDDVFDTETDGGDCADSIDSTDPAAEAEPETAAHSAHSAHSAHSAAMDAAAYPEERSCAETAVSAPGSAASANTASAETTSASALPLVERAVPARIKGAPYHIPVDGLLTSYPDGEYWIIDDETLASAGELKDTLSEFKIAAEVTGIRKGPVITMFEILPAPGVKLSKIVALQDNIALRLAASSVRIVAPIPGKHAVGIEVPNKERAIVSFKELIETEAPAFKKYAIPVILGKDITGEAQIIDLAKTPHLLIAGSTGSGKSVCVNTMILSILYKRSPQDVKMILIDPKIVELKLYNDIPHLLTPVITEPKKAFQALQYCLCEMERRYALLDGMGVREIASYNRRIAERNIATEKLPYIVIIIDEFADLMATTGKELESTVARLAAMSRAVGIHLVLATQRPSIDVITGLIKANIPTRIAFMVASKMDSRIIIDQVGAEKLLGRGDMLYASATDPFPVRIQGTFVSDTEVENVVEYVKQYGEPEYIDDEIFVEDEEIDMGPSLFSDGDDPLYEQALEIVVQAGKASASYIQRRLKIGYNRAARLVEEMEARGIVGPANGSKPRDILQVP; this is encoded by the coding sequence ATGAAGCGATCAGAAAAAATAACCGCAGCATCCGGTTTTATAGTACTCATACTTGCAGCTCTTTTTTCCATTGCACTATTACTGCACTTTTTCAACTTCGGCTTGGTACGTTCGGGCGGAGCACGCTTTTTTCTTGCGCTCGGCTCCATGCTTTACAGCGTGTACGGTTTTTCATGCATACTGATTCCGCTCTTTTTATGCGTAACCGGTTTGAGCTGCTTTGCCGAAACCTGGTCCGTAAAAAAGGGAATAATCCTGCTCGTTTCAGTAATACCGTTCTTTACCGTTGCACTCACGGAACGGTTCGCAAGGTTTCTTGCCGCCGCCGAAAGCGGCCCGCTGCTTACCATAAAAATATGCGCGCTGCTGACCATCGGCGCGCTGCTGATCGCGATCGAATACATTGCGGCGAGCATCGCCGGCGATAAAATACAGAACGCCCTGCTCGCCCGGCAAATGCCCCGAAAGTCCGGCAATGAAGCCGATACCGCGGAAATCGAACCCGAAGCAGAATTCCCCGCAGACTTTCCAAGCGAACCGGAACGGCCTGAAGCGGCTGAAAGCCTTCAAACAGAACCGGCCGCCGCCAGTCAAAGCGAACAGCCGGAAACGCAGCCGGAGCAGCCGGAAGCGGCGGAGCCGGCGGCGCCGCACGAAATCACCGTAGAATTGCAGACGCCCGGCATGACGATTGCCGAAGCGGAACGCTTGGCGGCGGAGGAATCGGCCGAGCAGGCGGCACCCAGTCCGGTTCCGGCACCCGATTCGGAATTGTACAGTTCCGACGAAGCGGCCTTTATCGAAAATCCGTTCGCAGAAGACGGCGGAACAGCAGCCGAAGCCGCCGGCACGGACGAAGACGAATCTGACGAATCTGACGATTTAGACGCTATCGACGACATTGACGATGCGGACGACGACGAAACGTATTCCGATGAAGACGACGATTGCGCGGACGAAGCGCAGGATTTTGACGATGTGTTCGACACCGAAACGGACGGCGGCGATTGCGCGGATTCGATAGATTCGACGGATCCGGCGGCTGAAGCCGAACCGGAAACCGCCGCACATTCCGCACATTCCGCACATTCCGCACATTCCGCCGCTATGGACGCGGCCGCATACCCGGAGGAACGCAGCTGCGCAGAAACGGCAGTATCAGCGCCCGGCTCCGCCGCTTCGGCAAACACCGCTTCGGCGGAAACGACCTCGGCATCGGCATTGCCGCTCGTTGAACGCGCGGTTCCGGCCCGCATAAAAGGCGCGCCGTATCACATTCCGGTCGACGGTCTGCTTACGTCGTATCCCGACGGTGAATACTGGATTATCGACGACGAAACGCTCGCTTCCGCAGGGGAACTTAAAGACACCCTCAGCGAGTTCAAAATAGCGGCAGAAGTAACCGGCATCAGAAAAGGGCCGGTTATCACGATGTTTGAAATTCTGCCCGCGCCCGGCGTAAAACTGAGCAAAATAGTCGCGCTGCAGGACAACATCGCGCTCCGCCTCGCCGCGTCGAGCGTCCGCATCGTCGCCCCCATTCCCGGCAAGCACGCCGTCGGCATCGAAGTGCCAAACAAGGAACGCGCCATCGTCAGTTTCAAGGAACTCATCGAAACCGAAGCGCCGGCGTTCAAAAAATACGCGATTCCCGTCATTCTGGGAAAAGACATCACCGGAGAAGCGCAAATCATCGATCTGGCAAAAACGCCGCACTTGCTGATCGCCGGATCCACCGGTTCGGGCAAATCGGTGTGCGTCAATACGATGATTCTTTCCATTCTGTACAAAAGATCGCCGCAGGACGTCAAAATGATCCTGATAGACCCCAAAATCGTCGAACTCAAACTGTACAACGATATTCCGCACCTTTTGACGCCGGTCATCACCGAACCCAAAAAGGCGTTTCAGGCGCTACAGTATTGTCTGTGCGAAATGGAACGCCGATACGCGCTGCTCGACGGCATGGGCGTCCGTGAAATCGCCAGCTACAACCGCCGCATTGCCGAACGCAACATCGCGACGGAAAAACTGCCGTACATCGTCATCATCATAGACGAATTTGCGGATCTGATGGCCACGACCGGCAAGGAACTCGAATCCACCGTTGCGCGTCTTGCCGCCATGAGCCGCGCCGTCGGCATCCATCTGGTGCTGGCAACCCAGCGCCCCTCGATCGACGTTATCACCGGACTCATCAAGGCGAACATTCCCACCCGCATCGCGTTCATGGTGGCGTCCAAAATGGACAGCCGCATCATCATAGACCAAGTCGGCGCGGAAAAGCTGCTCGGCCGCGGCGACATGCTGTACGCGTCGGCAACCGATCCGTTCCCCGTGCGTATCCAAGGAACGTTCGTTTCGGACACTGAAGTCGAAAACGTCGTCGAATACGTCAAACAGTACGGCGAGCCCGAATACATCGACGATGAAATCTTTGTGGAAGATGAAGAGATCGACATGGGACCGTCGCTGTTCAGCGACGGAGACGATCCGCTGTACGAGCAGGCGCTCGAAATCGTCGTCCAGGCGGGCAAGGCGTCCGCGTCGTATATCCAGCGCAGACTCAAAATCGGCTACAACCGGGCGGCACGTCTGGTGGAAGAAATGGAAGCGCGCGGCATCGTCGGCCCCGCGAACGGGTCGAAACCGCGCGACATTCTGCAAGTACCGTAA